A window from uncultured Desulfobacter sp. encodes these proteins:
- a CDS encoding protein-glutamate O-methyltransferase CheR — MEATELEKLEVTLLLEAVFQRYGHDFRGYARASVHRRIHNVKIQAGLECISQLIPRVLHDPSFFERLLDEMSITVTTMFRNPGLFLVLRQKVLPYLKSYPSLKIWHAGCATGQEAYSLSILLKEEELAKRTVIYATDFNDNALDTAKKGIYDIKDVKNFTENYQAAGGKRSFSEYYHAEYGAMKIRQNLKAPITFANHNLAIDGVFSETQLIMCRNVLIYFDKKLQDRVLKLFWESLAENGFLCLGRRESLSYSTIKDKFVVVDEKHKVFQKKTGRQDV; from the coding sequence ATGGAAGCCACCGAACTTGAAAAACTGGAAGTCACCCTGCTGCTTGAGGCTGTTTTCCAGCGGTATGGACACGACTTCCGCGGGTATGCCAGGGCATCCGTCCACCGGCGAATTCACAACGTTAAAATCCAGGCCGGTTTGGAATGTATTTCTCAATTAATTCCCAGGGTGTTGCATGATCCGTCATTTTTTGAACGGCTTTTAGATGAGATGTCCATTACAGTCACAACAATGTTTCGAAATCCGGGTCTGTTTCTTGTGTTAAGACAAAAGGTGCTGCCCTACCTGAAAAGCTATCCGTCCCTGAAAATCTGGCATGCCGGCTGTGCCACCGGGCAGGAGGCCTATTCCCTGTCCATTCTGCTTAAAGAGGAGGAGCTTGCCAAACGCACCGTTATTTATGCCACAGATTTCAACGACAACGCCCTGGATACGGCTAAAAAAGGGATTTACGATATCAAGGATGTCAAAAATTTCACAGAAAATTACCAGGCAGCCGGCGGCAAACGCTCTTTTTCAGAATACTATCATGCCGAATACGGAGCTATGAAAATTCGGCAGAACTTAAAAGCGCCGATCACCTTTGCCAACCATAACCTGGCTATTGACGGTGTATTCAGCGAGACGCAGTTAATTATGTGCCGCAATGTTTTGATTTACTTTGATAAAAAACTCCAGGACCGTGTTTTAAAACTGTTCTGGGAAAGCCTGGCGGAAAACGGCTTTTTATGTCTGGGCAGACGGGAATCCCTCTCGTACTCAACCATCAAGGATAAATTTGTGGTTGTGGACGAAAAACACAAAGTCTTTCAAAAAAAAACCGGGAGACAAGATGTTTAA
- a CDS encoding chemotaxis protein CheB, producing MFKAVVIGGSAGSIEVLNDLLYHLPPDYPLPVIVVIHLHPSDRGDLARQMNNRTQIRVQEAREKHSIEPGIVYTAPADYHLLVEHDKTFSLTVDDRVNYARPSIDVLFESAAFVYGAKLTGILLSGANKDGALGLVAIKRAGGLTVVQAPDTAQCPTMPQAAMDTGCVDQLLQPTTLFDILR from the coding sequence ATGTTTAAAGCGGTTGTCATTGGCGGATCTGCCGGATCCATAGAGGTATTGAACGATTTGCTGTACCATCTGCCGCCGGACTATCCCCTGCCGGTCATCGTCGTCATCCACCTGCATCCTTCGGATCGTGGGGATCTGGCCAGACAGATGAACAACCGGACGCAGATCCGGGTGCAAGAGGCCCGGGAAAAGCACTCCATTGAACCGGGAATTGTGTATACGGCACCTGCAGATTACCATCTTCTGGTGGAGCACGATAAAACATTTTCCCTAACCGTGGATGATCGGGTAAACTATGCTCGTCCCTCCATTGACGTTCTATTTGAGTCCGCAGCCTTTGTGTATGGGGCGAAGTTGACCGGAATTTTACTGAGCGGAGCCAATAAAGACGGCGCCCTGGGCCTTGTCGCCATAAAGCGGGCCGGCGGTCTCACCGTTGTCCAGGCACCGGACACGGCCCAGTGTCCGACAATGCCCCAGGCGGCCATGGATACCGGGTGTGTGGATCAGTTACTGCAACCAACAACCCTGTTTGACATTTTGAGGTGA
- a CDS encoding response regulator, which translates to MEIKQKILIVDDKPENIFSLKKVLADVDARIIEALTGNDALIASLNHEFALAILDVQMPEMDGYELAELLRSEKKTRSTPIIFVSAVYSSDYHVFKGYDAGAVDFMVKPFETKILLSKVNIFLELDRQKRALADSKAHIEHQLHELNASERRFKSLVETVPDIVYRINTDGYFSFVNHAVKRLGYEPEKLVGRHFSCLIRPMDLSDVSRKTAEEKLKAGKLTGPLKLFDERRTGDRKTTGLEIRLISKKEHHNITATLEQIGDDSIVVEINSAGLYSDHVNEKNKMHLGTVGVIRDITQRKILEDHLRRSKEKLEKRVAERTWELMKKNRELLAEVERRKKAEHTVRKTQKQWEEIFEAIGHMAVVIDDQHTIIAANRSAVTQIGKPKTEIIGGKCHDILLGSKKPAPDCPVKQYTKGDFSFREETRELFDKTYICSTTPVFEGDGNYTKFIKIFTDITRRKVLEKELLQAHKMEAIGTLAGGIAHDFNNILSALIGFSQLALKNTEKDSLMEDDLTEILNCGLRAKDLVRQILTFARQSDEKYSYIQLDYIVKEVAKFIRSSIPSSVALETEVQSASVIFANPTQIHQVLMNLCTNSAHAMKSDGGILKICLTDIHIDEADRTSIQHPEPGDYVKIEVSDTGTGITPQVMEKMFEPYFTTKNQAEGTGMGLAVVQGIVKDIGGTIKVKTALGQGTTFTVFIPIAENKQMDMQKKSIIYTNKGSESILLVDDEPAITKVGKRILEEAGYDVTIANASHEALDLFKKNCKQFDLVMTDLTMPGMNGDKLTEKILDVRPDIPVVLCSGYQNKHVMDSKKKNIWYAFVQKPIEQETFINTIRTVLDENTKGGAP; encoded by the coding sequence GTGGAAATAAAACAAAAAATATTGATCGTTGATGATAAGCCGGAAAACATCTTCAGCCTGAAGAAAGTGCTGGCGGACGTCGATGCGCGGATCATAGAGGCATTGACCGGAAACGATGCCCTGATCGCAAGTTTGAACCATGAGTTCGCCCTGGCCATCCTGGATGTGCAGATGCCCGAAATGGATGGTTATGAACTGGCTGAGTTGCTCCGCTCAGAAAAAAAGACCCGCAGCACCCCCATCATCTTTGTCTCCGCTGTCTATTCAAGCGATTACCATGTATTTAAAGGATACGACGCCGGTGCTGTGGATTTTATGGTCAAACCCTTTGAGACCAAAATTCTGTTAAGTAAAGTCAATATTTTCCTTGAACTGGACAGACAAAAAAGGGCTCTGGCAGATTCAAAAGCCCATATTGAACATCAGCTTCATGAGTTAAATGCTTCTGAACGCAGGTTTAAGAGCCTGGTGGAAACAGTCCCGGATATTGTCTATCGGATTAATACCGACGGTTATTTCAGTTTCGTAAATCATGCGGTGAAACGGCTGGGATATGAACCGGAGAAATTGGTGGGCAGACATTTTTCCTGCCTGATCCGGCCGATGGATCTGTCGGATGTCTCCAGAAAAACAGCAGAGGAAAAATTAAAGGCCGGCAAATTAACGGGACCACTTAAGCTGTTTGACGAAAGAAGGACCGGGGACCGGAAAACAACGGGACTGGAGATCCGGCTGATTTCTAAAAAAGAGCACCATAACATTACGGCAACCCTGGAACAGATCGGAGACGATTCCATTGTTGTAGAGATCAACAGCGCAGGGCTCTATTCAGATCATGTCAACGAAAAAAATAAAATGCACCTGGGCACGGTGGGTGTCATCAGAGATATTACCCAGCGAAAGATATTGGAGGATCATCTTCGCAGATCAAAGGAAAAGTTAGAAAAACGTGTGGCAGAGCGAACCTGGGAGTTGATGAAAAAAAACAGGGAACTTCTGGCAGAAGTGGAACGGCGGAAAAAAGCCGAACATACTGTCCGAAAAACACAAAAACAATGGGAGGAAATTTTCGAGGCCATTGGTCATATGGCCGTGGTGATCGATGACCAGCATACGATTATTGCGGCAAACCGTTCAGCCGTCACACAGATCGGTAAGCCTAAAACAGAAATTATCGGGGGAAAATGCCATGATATTTTACTGGGTTCAAAGAAGCCCGCGCCCGATTGCCCTGTTAAACAGTACACAAAAGGGGACTTCTCCTTCCGCGAGGAGACCAGAGAACTTTTTGATAAAACCTATATCTGCAGCACCACCCCCGTATTTGAAGGTGATGGCAATTATACGAAATTTATTAAAATCTTCACGGACATCACCCGCCGCAAGGTGCTTGAAAAAGAGTTGCTCCAGGCACATAAAATGGAGGCCATCGGCACGCTGGCAGGCGGCATTGCCCATGATTTCAACAACATATTATCTGCCCTTATCGGATTTTCACAGCTGGCCCTAAAAAATACGGAAAAAGACTCTTTGATGGAAGACGACTTAACGGAAATTTTAAACTGTGGTCTGAGAGCCAAGGATCTGGTCAGGCAAATTTTAACCTTTGCCAGGCAATCTGATGAAAAATACTCGTATATCCAACTCGATTACATCGTCAAAGAGGTCGCTAAGTTTATCCGATCCTCCATTCCCTCATCGGTTGCGCTTGAAACAGAAGTGCAAAGTGCCTCGGTAATCTTTGCCAATCCCACCCAGATTCATCAGGTTCTGATGAATCTTTGCACCAATTCGGCCCATGCAATGAAAAGCGACGGGGGAATTTTAAAAATCTGCCTGACGGACATACATATAGACGAGGCAGATAGAACATCCATCCAGCATCCGGAACCGGGTGATTATGTCAAAATTGAAGTATCGGACACCGGCACAGGTATCACACCACAGGTGATGGAAAAAATGTTTGAGCCCTATTTTACCACCAAGAACCAGGCAGAAGGGACGGGCATGGGTCTTGCTGTGGTTCAAGGCATCGTTAAGGATATTGGCGGCACCATCAAGGTAAAAACAGCTTTGGGCCAGGGCACGACGTTTACGGTTTTCATTCCCATTGCAGAAAACAAGCAGATGGATATGCAAAAGAAAAGTATAATTTATACGAACAAAGGTTCTGAAAGCATCCTTCTGGTGGATGATGAACCTGCCATCACAAAAGTGGGAAAACGGATACTGGAGGAAGCCGGATATGACGTCACCATTGCCAACGCCTCCCACGAGGCGTTGGATCTGTTCAAAAAAAACTGCAAACAATTTGATCTGGTAATGACGGACCTGACAATGCCCGGGATGAACGGCGATAAATTGACCGAAAAGATACTGGACGTCAGACCGGATATTCCGGTGGTACTCTGCAGCGGGTATCAGAATAAACATGTAATGGACTCAAAGAAAAAAAATATATGGTATGCATTTGTGCAAAAGCCCATTGAACAGGAAACTTTCATCAATACCATCAGAACTGTGCTTGATGAAAATACAAAGGGGGGAGCACCATGA
- a CDS encoding HD domain-containing phosphohydrolase, whose product MIKTKTSPEEKIRVLVVDDEKSILKLAQRLVLQEGYDCLMASNGLEAITVMEETVVDVVITDIAMPKMDGIELTKQIKENYSADVIMMTGYFKDLSYENAVTQGATDFIQKPFSTKEFQIRLKRVIKERKTNQELKDSLKRMNDIVDGVINSLSSTVDARDPYTAGHQKRVAQLAVAIAMEMELSQTEISSIRMAGILHDLGKIAIPAEILSKPSMLSDIEFSLIKTHPQVGYDILKNINFPTPVARIVHQHHERMDGSGYPIGLSGEEILLEARILTVADVVEAMSSHRPYRPGLGMDKALAEVRKNKRRFYDPNAVDACLTTMSENFKFNG is encoded by the coding sequence ATGATAAAAACCAAAACTTCACCAGAAGAAAAAATAAGGGTCCTGGTGGTGGATGATGAAAAAAGTATCCTGAAATTGGCACAGCGACTGGTTCTTCAGGAAGGCTATGACTGTCTTATGGCCTCAAACGGACTTGAGGCGATCACCGTGATGGAAGAAACCGTGGTGGATGTGGTGATAACGGATATCGCCATGCCTAAAATGGACGGCATTGAGCTGACAAAACAAATAAAAGAGAACTATTCGGCGGATGTCATCATGATGACCGGATACTTTAAGGACTTGTCCTACGAAAATGCCGTCACCCAGGGTGCCACGGATTTTATTCAAAAACCGTTCAGCACCAAAGAATTTCAGATCCGGCTTAAACGGGTGATCAAGGAGCGTAAAACCAATCAGGAGCTTAAAGACAGCCTCAAGCGGATGAATGATATTGTAGACGGAGTGATAAACAGTTTGTCTTCAACGGTGGATGCACGGGACCCGTATACGGCAGGCCATCAGAAACGGGTGGCACAGCTTGCCGTTGCAATAGCAATGGAGATGGAACTGTCCCAGACAGAAATCTCCAGTATCCGCATGGCCGGAATTCTCCATGATTTAGGGAAAATCGCCATCCCGGCCGAAATCTTGTCCAAACCCAGCATGCTATCGGACATCGAATTCAGCCTGATAAAAACCCATCCCCAGGTGGGCTACGATATTCTTAAAAATATCAACTTTCCAACGCCGGTGGCCAGGATCGTTCACCAGCACCATGAACGCATGGACGGTTCAGGCTATCCGATAGGGCTTTCAGGAGAAGAAATTTTGCTCGAAGCAAGGATATTAACCGTGGCCGATGTGGTTGAAGCCATGTCTTCCCACAGGCCCTACCGGCCGGGACTGGGCATGGACAAAGCATTGGCGGAGGTCAGAAAAAACAAGCGCAGGTTCTATGATCCGAATGCTGTGGATGCCTGCCTGACAACCATGTCAGAAAACTTTAAATTCAACGGGTGA
- a CDS encoding response regulator, translating into MSEIHAYPVLIVDDEKIIAKIIERLLQPKNITTEYAADGEQALLKMHQAPIPYSLVISDQKMPGMTGDVFLEKAALISPQTSRFLMSGYSDLAAIIRAINNGAINRFIPKPLDNDAFILAVLDAVTQFEADIEAKHLFEEAKAQNLKLFELYKELKQETRKFDNVLDGLDAQIAELTDQMNAFKNADSKKKNALDRTEQAMADKKLLTPDNFVGFAAQVREEVYIQFQDIAVRNGLTMPGKN; encoded by the coding sequence ATGAGTGAGATACATGCCTATCCGGTCCTGATCGTGGATGATGAAAAAATCATTGCCAAAATCATCGAAAGGCTTTTACAACCTAAAAACATCACAACGGAATATGCGGCTGACGGGGAACAGGCCTTGCTGAAAATGCACCAGGCCCCAATCCCCTATTCTTTGGTAATCAGTGACCAGAAGATGCCGGGAATGACAGGAGATGTTTTTCTTGAAAAAGCCGCCCTGATTTCACCCCAGACCTCAAGGTTTCTGATGTCGGGATATTCTGATCTGGCGGCCATAATCCGGGCCATAAACAACGGGGCAATCAACCGGTTCATCCCCAAACCCCTGGATAACGATGCATTCATTTTGGCAGTTTTAGATGCGGTGACACAATTTGAAGCCGACATCGAGGCCAAACATCTGTTCGAGGAGGCCAAAGCCCAAAATCTCAAACTATTTGAACTCTACAAAGAGCTGAAGCAGGAAACCCGGAAATTTGACAACGTTCTGGATGGGCTGGACGCTCAAATCGCGGAGTTAACCGATCAAATGAATGCGTTCAAAAACGCGGATTCAAAAAAAAAGAACGCACTGGACCGCACGGAACAAGCCATGGCGGATAAAAAGCTTTTGACCCCGGATAATTTTGTCGGGTTTGCCGCCCAGGTCAGGGAAGAAGTATATATCCAGTTCCAGGACATTGCGGTCCGAAACGGTTTGACAATGCCGGGAAAAAACTGA